In Bacillus sp. DX3.1, the following proteins share a genomic window:
- a CDS encoding VOC family protein encodes MIKPYLMFNRECEEAFKMYQKAFDGEMVAIQKYGDMPPNPEFPVNESDKNLVLHAHLKLTESGYIMGSDGNRDFQDSEKVCISVDLDSEERAINAWNILKEGGAIRNDLQPTFFSKLHGSVKDKYGVTWMFTVN; translated from the coding sequence ATGATTAAACCCTATTTAATGTTTAATAGAGAATGCGAAGAGGCTTTTAAAATGTATCAAAAAGCTTTTGATGGAGAAATGGTTGCTATTCAAAAATATGGTGATATGCCGCCTAACCCTGAATTTCCTGTTAATGAAAGTGATAAAAACCTTGTTTTACATGCACATTTGAAATTAACAGAATCAGGATATATTATGGGTTCTGATGGGAATCGAGATTTTCAAGATTCTGAAAAAGTGTGCATCAGTGTGGATCTTGATTCTGAGGAACGTGCTATTAACGCATGGAACATACTTAAAGAGGGTGGAGCCATTCGTAATGATCTCCAACCAACATTCTTTTCTAAACTACATGGTTCTGTGAAGGATAAATATGGAGTTACTTGGATGTTTACAGTAAATTAG
- a CDS encoding helix-turn-helix domain-containing protein, whose product MLPNIDQGSIISEAAEKAGISRMTLYRKANSNI is encoded by the coding sequence GTGCTTCCAAACATTGATCAAGGCTCTATCATCTCTGAAGCCGCTGAAAAAGCAGGAATATCACGAATGACTCTCTATCGAAAAGCAAACTCAAATATATAA